TTCAGGCTGCTCACCTTTTCTCTGCGGGCCGGGGATTGAGGCTCTTCTACCTGCTTCAGCATCTCGAGCGCCTCATGGGAGATATTGACCTCGTCCTTGCCCATGGATGCGCGGCCTTTTTTCGCCTCCTGGGACTTGCCGGCACTGTTGTACGAATTGATCATGCCTGTGCGATTCGTTTCGTTGATCCGCATCTTCTACCCCATCCTCTCAAACCGAAAAAACTGTAAAAAAGAAAACCGACGATACTCGTTCTTAGTAGTATCATCGGCATTTCCTCTGCGTTCGATTAGATTTTTTGTGTCAAAACTATTCGTCAGATTTCGCCCTTCTTTTATAAGCGGCGGCCTGAGCGAGACTTTCCCTTCTTTGTTCTTCCAGTCGGCGGTCCAATTCGCTCTGCTGGGTAATGTCATGCTGCAGGCTGCGCAGGCAGGAATCACAAAGATTGCCGCTGCGAATCAAGAAGCCGCAGCTCTCGCAGGGATAGCCGAGCGCAGGGCTTCCCTCGATAGAGATTCGCCCTTCTTTAATAAACTTGGTGATCTGCTTAATACTTACACCTGTGTCTTCACTCACCCGATAAATGTTGGCGCCCCGGTTTTCGCGCTTGCGCAGATACTTTGCGCAGGCTTCGTATTCTTTCTCCACTTCCTGGTAGCATTTGGGGCATATCTCACGAACAGTTTGTACAAACAGAGCGTCGCACCTTGTGCAGTTGGAAAGCTGGCCCAGGGACATAAAGACAACTCCTTTACCCGATCCGAGTCAGTTAGAGAAAACTGGATATACTTACATCATATCGAAATTTGACGATTGTACAAGAAAAAATGAGGAATGTTCAAAAAGGAGTTAACAAATCTCACGGGTAAGAACAGCCTCGGCCCATTCCGAATACGTTTTACCGAAAGCAAGTAAGTCCGTACACCTGAACCCTTTCCCCCAGCCCTTTTCTGACGGCATCGGCACAGGCGCGCAGAGTGGAGCCG
This sequence is a window from Brevibacillus composti. Protein-coding genes within it:
- a CDS encoding TIGR03826 family flagellar region protein; the protein is MSLGQLSNCTRCDALFVQTVREICPKCYQEVEKEYEACAKYLRKRENRGANIYRVSEDTGVSIKQITKFIKEGRISIEGSPALGYPCESCGFLIRSGNLCDSCLRSLQHDITQQSELDRRLEEQRRESLAQAAAYKRRAKSDE
- the flgM gene encoding flagellar biosynthesis anti-sigma factor FlgM, which produces MRINETNRTGMINSYNSAGKSQEAKKGRASMGKDEVNISHEALEMLKQVEEPQSPARREKVSSLKQQVEEGTYKVPSDKLAEKILAFWRKQ